Within Chromatiales bacterium, the genomic segment TGAGGATGTGGATGATGCGCTGGGCCAGGCGGGCGAAGAAGGTGGCGTTGTCGATCTGCTTCTCGCCGTCGGTGTACTGCTCCTCGCCGGCGCTGTCGTGCAGGAAGACGATGTCGAGATCCGAGCCGTAGCCGAGCTCGATGCCGCCGAGCTTGCCGTAGGCGATGATGGCGAAACCGGCCTGGCGCTGCTCGCCGTCCACCACGCAGCACGGGTGGCCGTGTCGCTTGAGCAGCTGGCGCCAGGCGATGGCCAGCACCTCGTTGAGCACGGCCTCGGCGATCCAGGTGAGCTGGTCGCTCACCTTCATCAGCGGCAGCACGTCCATCACGTCGGCGGCCGCGACCTTGAGCACCTGCACCTGCTTGAACTGGCGCAGCCGGTCCATCAGCTGCTCCATGTCGTCCGGGTCGATCTGCGCCAGCTCCTCGGCCAGCTCCTCGCCCAGGCCCTGACGGTCGGGCGGGGCGTAGAGGCTGCGCGGGTCGAGCAGCTCGTCGAGCAGCAGCGGGTGGCGGGTGAGGTGTTCGGCGATCCAGGGGCTCTCGGCGCAGAGCTGCACCAGCTGCGAGAGGGCCAGCGGACTCTCCACCAGCAGGGCGAGATACACCGAGCGCTTGGCGATGGTCTTGATGAGCCGGAGGGTGCGCTCCAGGGCCAGGGCCGGAAACTCGGTGCCCCCGGCCGCGCCGATGAGCAGCGGCATGAGCTGGTCCAGGCGCTTGCGGCCGGTGCTGGTGAGCGTCTTCACCACCCGCTCCTGGTGCAGCTCGTCGATCAGGCGCAGGGCCTCGGCCGTGTCCTCGAAGCCGGCCTCGGTGAGCGCGGCCATGGCGGCCTCGTTGCCGAGCCCGCCCTCCCAGAGGGCCGTGAGCTGGTGCTCCCCGGCCGGCGCCTCGCCCTCGTCCTCGCCGGTCTGCGGCGCGCCGAAGACCTGGGTGAAGTGCTCGTGCACGTGGCGCATGTGGCGGTCCAGCACCTTGAAGAAGGCGTCCCAGTCGTCGAAGCCCATGGACCAGGCGAGCCGCAGGCGCGCCTCCTCCTCGACGGGCAGGGCGTGGGTCTGCTGGTCGGCCCACATCTGCAGGTGGTTCTCGGTGCGGCGCAGGAAGGCATAGGCGGCCTGCAGCTGCTGCTCGACGAAGGCCGGCAGCAGCTCGCGTTCCACCAGCCGGGCGAGCACGGTGCGGATGGCGCGCACCTGCAGGTGGGGGTCGCGCCCGCCGCGGATCAGCTGGAAGGCCTGGCCGATGAACTCGATCTCGCGGATGCCGCCGGCACCCAGCTTGACGTTGCCGATGCGCCCCTTGCGCACCGACTCGCGGTTGATCATGGCCTTCATCTCGCGCAGCGAGGCGAAGGCGCCGTAGTCGAGGTAGCGGCGATAGACGAAGGGCCGCAGCAGGGCGTGCAGGGCCTTGCCCTCGGCGCGGTCGCCGGCGATCACGCGCGCCTTGATCATGGCGTAGCGCTCCCACTCCCGACCGTGCGCCTGGTAGTAGTCCTCCAGGCCGGAGAAGCTCATCACCAGCGGTCCGGCGTCGCCGAAGGGGCGCAGGCGCATGTCCACGCGAAAGACGAAACCGTCGGCCGTCATCGCGTCCAGCGACTTGATGAGCCGCTGCCCCAGGCGCAGGAAGAACTGGTAGTTGTCCAGCGCCCGCTCGCCGTCGGTCTCGCCGTCCTCGGGGTAGGCGAAGATCAGGTCGATATCGGAGGAGAAGTTGAGCTCGCCGCCGCCCAGCTTGCCCATGCCCAGCACCACCAGCCGCTGCGCCTCGCCCTCGCGGCTGCGCGGCACGCCGTGACG encodes:
- the glnE gene encoding bifunctional [glutamate--ammonia ligase]-adenylyl-L-tyrosine phosphorylase/[glutamate--ammonia-ligase] adenylyltransferase yields the protein MTDIPRTPPFDLSAIPEPLLPPVRHAWETFAEGLARAGLACPELPPETAQVWATSRFVAQACAADPALLLGLLESGDLHRIYAAGELEARVWGFVGKAADDAALDRALRQHRRREMLRIAWRDLAGLASLDETLRDTTDVAEHFTDATLDWHYRRLVERHGVPRSREGEAQRLVVLGMGKLGGGELNFSSDIDLIFAYPEDGETDGERALDNYQFFLRLGQRLIKSLDAMTADGFVFRVDMRLRPFGDAGPLVMSFSGLEDYYQAHGREWERYAMIKARVIAGDRAEGKALHALLRPFVYRRYLDYGAFASLREMKAMINRESVRKGRIGNVKLGAGGIREIEFIGQAFQLIRGGRDPHLQVRAIRTVLARLVERELLPAFVEQQLQAAYAFLRRTENHLQMWADQQTHALPVEEEARLRLAWSMGFDDWDAFFKVLDRHMRHVHEHFTQVFGAPQTGEDEGEAPAGEHQLTALWEGGLGNEAAMAALTEAGFEDTAEALRLIDELHQERVVKTLTSTGRKRLDQLMPLLIGAAGGTEFPALALERTLRLIKTIAKRSVYLALLVESPLALSQLVQLCAESPWIAEHLTRHPLLLDELLDPRSLYAPPDRQGLGEELAEELAQIDPDDMEQLMDRLRQFKQVQVLKVAAADVMDVLPLMKVSDQLTWIAEAVLNEVLAIAWRQLLKRHGHPCCVVDGEQRQAGFAIIAYGKLGGIELGYGSDLDIVFLHDSAGEEQYTDGEKQIDNATFFARLAQRIIHILTALTPAGTLYEVDTRLRPSGASGLMVSSLNAFTRYQREEAWTWEHQALVRARPVAGAPHIHATFDAVRQEILARPRERDALRREVREMREKMWAEHRSREAGMFNLKKDPGGIADIEFMVQYEVLAYAHDYPALSVYTDNIRILEALAASGLMAADDAALLTDAYRAFRDRVHELTLQELPAVVPAEAFADYREKVQALWRDIMED